One segment of Propionispora hippei DSM 15287 DNA contains the following:
- a CDS encoding glutathionylspermidine synthase family protein, whose translation MDYAKRREAIYGLVRAEGIFTWDWMYDNEYALSCLYGISEQLKKELAYASEQLGKVFAKTTAIIQSGDQQLFLELGIPQPVIAAARIPVLPEMPTLIGRFDFAKTTEGLKMLEFNSDTPGGIVESYYVNGQVCAYYGLENPNHGLESEITIAFQSMIEKYARLGYATDSVVFSALDWHAEDAGTARYLMHLARSKAKFVPLKDLRLLNNRLYSLLNEKLEIIDVLYRLHPLGVLSTETDIDGFPTGEYVLKLIANGNLAIINPPGAIISQSKALQALIWNVCQTTDFFNQEEQEIIACYMLPTYLENHFLHKCPYVIKPVFGREGIGISLHHADGTLAQCTVNTFQDQSVVYQKKVELEVAEVETLKGPYRGHLLWGSFLINGKASAISARIGESITDDLSYFLPIHLT comes from the coding sequence ATGGATTATGCCAAAAGGCGGGAAGCAATCTATGGCCTGGTAAGAGCCGAGGGAATTTTCACCTGGGATTGGATGTATGATAACGAATATGCTCTTTCTTGCCTGTATGGCATTTCTGAGCAGTTGAAAAAGGAATTAGCCTATGCCTCCGAACAGCTTGGTAAAGTATTTGCTAAGACCACAGCCATTATTCAGTCAGGCGATCAGCAACTATTCCTAGAGCTGGGCATTCCTCAACCAGTCATCGCTGCCGCCAGAATTCCCGTTCTCCCGGAAATGCCCACATTAATCGGTCGTTTTGACTTTGCCAAAACGACGGAAGGTCTAAAAATGCTGGAATTTAACAGCGATACTCCCGGCGGAATCGTTGAATCATATTATGTTAACGGTCAAGTCTGCGCTTATTACGGGCTGGAAAACCCCAATCACGGCTTGGAATCCGAAATCACTATTGCATTCCAGAGTATGATAGAAAAATACGCTCGTCTGGGTTACGCCACTGATTCCGTCGTTTTCAGCGCTTTAGACTGGCATGCCGAAGATGCGGGAACAGCCCGCTATCTAATGCATCTCGCCAGGTCGAAGGCTAAATTCGTACCGTTAAAAGATCTGCGTCTACTCAATAATCGATTGTATTCCCTGCTTAACGAAAAGCTGGAAATCATTGACGTCCTCTATCGACTGCATCCGCTGGGAGTACTCAGCACAGAAACAGATATCGACGGCTTTCCCACCGGTGAATATGTCCTCAAGCTTATTGCCAATGGTAATTTAGCAATTATAAATCCACCGGGAGCTATCATATCGCAAAGCAAGGCCTTGCAGGCACTCATTTGGAACGTATGCCAAACCACGGACTTCTTCAATCAGGAAGAACAGGAGATCATTGCCTGCTATATGCTCCCGACTTATCTGGAAAATCACTTTTTACATAAATGCCCCTATGTCATAAAACCGGTATTTGGCCGTGAAGGGATTGGTATTAGCCTGCATCATGCCGATGGCACCCTGGCTCAATGTACAGTCAATACGTTCCAGGATCAGTCTGTTGTTTACCAGAAAAAAGTCGAATTGGAAGTCGCCGAGGTTGAAACCCTGAAGGGTCCTTACCGTGGGCACTTGCTGTGGGGTTCTTTTTTGATAAACGGTAAAGCTTCAGCCATCAGCGCCCGCATTGGGGAAAGCATTACTGATGACCTATCTTATTTTTTGCCTATTCACCTTACATAA
- a CDS encoding YciI family protein, with protein MFVIILKYVKPLEVIDELIPGHIVFLDACYDKGIFLMSGRQNPREGGIILAQANSRAEIDAIIKHDPFYTNQAAEYTVIEFLPSKCAAGLESLIKP; from the coding sequence ATGTTTGTCATCATTTTGAAATACGTAAAACCGTTAGAGGTAATCGACGAGCTGATTCCCGGGCATATCGTTTTTTTGGATGCATGTTATGATAAGGGAATCTTTCTTATGTCCGGCCGGCAGAATCCCCGTGAGGGAGGTATTATCCTGGCACAGGCCAATAGCCGGGCTGAGATTGATGCAATCATAAAGCATGACCCGTTCTATACAAACCAGGCGGCGGAATATACGGTGATTGAATTTTTGCCTTCTAAATGTGCTGCGGGACTGGAAAGCTTGATTAAACCATAA
- a CDS encoding DUF350 domain-containing protein has translation MYTSLINFSLYLLVSIPLMIFGILMFTRTTSYNDFAMINAGSNTHDPGQVDAAIAVACDLGGKIIGLSTVLASAIFHSANLLDLTIWGLVGILFEIIIFCFFRLLSPIKVTAEISGGNIAVGIFSAVLSISSGLLMAALIS, from the coding sequence ATGTATACCAGCTTAATCAATTTTTCACTGTATCTGTTAGTTTCAATCCCTTTAATGATATTCGGAATCTTGATGTTCACCCGGACTACTTCTTATAACGATTTTGCTATGATCAACGCCGGCAGCAACACCCATGATCCTGGCCAGGTAGACGCCGCCATCGCCGTTGCCTGCGACTTAGGCGGTAAGATTATCGGATTATCCACCGTTCTTGCCTCTGCTATCTTCCATTCCGCCAATCTGTTAGATCTAACAATCTGGGGCCTTGTTGGTATCCTGTTTGAAATTATTATATTTTGCTTTTTTAGGCTGTTATCTCCCATCAAGGTAACCGCAGAAATTTCCGGCGGGAATATCGCGGTAGGTATATTCTCGGCCGTCCTAAGCATCAGCAGCGGCCTGTTGATGGCGGCACTCATTAGTTAA
- a CDS encoding macro domain-containing protein, whose product MISVGKKSVSIKQGNITAESTDAIVNPANSKLQHGGGAARAIAVKGGPEIQKQSNDIIKRIGSVPVGKAVITDAGNLLCKFVIHTVGPQWGEGNEQEKLRKAMISVLTLAELYNLKSVSIPAISSGIFGFPKTDCAKILLETAYWFLQQDGVGLEHIVMCNFDDETYQIFLREEKRLSEELGL is encoded by the coding sequence GTGATAAGCGTAGGCAAAAAGTCCGTTAGTATTAAACAGGGCAATATAACGGCGGAAAGTACCGACGCGATTGTGAATCCCGCCAACTCCAAGCTTCAGCATGGCGGTGGTGCGGCCCGGGCCATTGCGGTCAAGGGCGGACCGGAGATACAAAAACAAAGTAATGATATTATTAAAAGAATCGGATCAGTGCCTGTCGGTAAAGCCGTAATCACCGACGCCGGGAATTTGCTCTGCAAATTTGTGATCCATACAGTCGGTCCGCAGTGGGGCGAGGGAAATGAACAGGAAAAATTAAGGAAGGCCATGATAAGTGTACTTACCTTGGCTGAACTATATAACTTAAAATCTGTCTCTATCCCTGCCATATCCAGCGGTATTTTTGGCTTTCCCAAAACAGACTGCGCCAAGATATTGCTCGAAACCGCATACTGGTTTTTGCAGCAAGACGGAGTGGGGCTTGAGCATATTGTCATGTGTAATTTTGACGATGAAACTTATCAGATATTCTTGCGGGAGGAGAAGAGGCTCAGTGAAGAGTTAGGCCTGTGA
- a CDS encoding AAA family ATPase: protein MKKTLILLAGFPGTGKTYLANKIRQWQPAFILLSPDAIKEKFWDEQGFDNLAEKEATIRLSWAYYYDKLRDYMQAGSAVMSDYPFSNKQKDNLAGLAKQYGYQIITLRLTGDLAVLFERQKQRDLDVSRHWGHVLTSYHQGQQPTDRHEADALLDYDEFSKRCLTRGYGEFSLGYLIKLDMTDFSAVNYEELCRQMKELLR from the coding sequence ATGAAGAAGACACTTATCCTGCTGGCTGGGTTTCCCGGTACGGGAAAGACCTATTTAGCCAATAAAATACGGCAATGGCAGCCGGCGTTTATCCTGTTGTCACCGGACGCGATCAAAGAAAAGTTCTGGGATGAACAAGGCTTTGACAACCTGGCGGAAAAGGAAGCGACCATCCGGCTAAGCTGGGCGTATTACTACGACAAACTGCGCGACTATATGCAGGCCGGTTCAGCCGTCATGTCGGACTATCCTTTTAGCAATAAGCAAAAGGATAACCTTGCCGGTTTGGCAAAGCAGTATGGTTATCAGATCATTACCCTGCGGCTGACGGGAGACTTAGCAGTTTTGTTTGAACGGCAAAAACAACGGGACCTGGATGTTTCCCGGCATTGGGGTCACGTGCTGACAAGCTATCATCAGGGACAACAGCCGACTGACCGCCATGAAGCAGATGCGCTGCTGGATTATGATGAATTTAGCAAACGCTGTCTTACCCGTGGTTATGGTGAGTTTTCCCTGGGCTATTTGATCAAGCTGGACATGACGGATTTTAGCGCCGTGAACTATGAAGAGCTGTGCCGGCAAATGAAAGAACTGTTGAGGTAG
- a CDS encoding DNA-3-methyladenine glycosylase codes for MNKLAREFYNRDTVIVARELLGKVLVRELDGQKIAAKIVEAEAYMGIEDRAAHSYGGRRTSRVEVMYGDPGFSYIFIIYGMHYCFNIVTREKGNPQAVLLRAAEPVQGIELMAQARYKKPCEQLTKSQKRGLTNGPGKLCKALSMDKTFNGMDLCGDKIYVEEGKNENFNIVTTTRVGIDYAGEARDYPWRFYIEGNEYVSIK; via the coding sequence ATGAACAAACTGGCCAGAGAATTTTATAATAGGGATACCGTTATCGTAGCCAGAGAACTTCTGGGTAAGGTACTTGTCCGCGAACTCGACGGACAGAAAATAGCCGCTAAGATTGTTGAGGCTGAGGCGTATATGGGGATCGAAGACAGGGCGGCTCATTCTTATGGTGGAAGACGAACCTCACGCGTTGAGGTGATGTATGGGGACCCCGGATTTTCCTATATATTTATCATCTATGGCATGCACTATTGTTTCAATATAGTAACCAGAGAAAAGGGAAATCCCCAGGCGGTTTTGCTCAGAGCGGCTGAGCCTGTTCAAGGAATTGAGCTGATGGCGCAAGCGAGATACAAGAAGCCCTGCGAACAGTTGACAAAGAGCCAAAAAAGAGGTTTAACCAATGGCCCCGGAAAATTATGCAAGGCCTTGTCAATGGACAAGACCTTCAATGGAATGGATTTGTGCGGTGATAAAATATATGTTGAAGAAGGGAAAAACGAGAATTTTAACATTGTCACAACAACCCGTGTGGGGATTGATTATGCCGGTGAAGCCCGGGACTATCCCTGGCGATTCTACATAGAAGGAAATGAATATGTGTCCATAAAGTAA
- a CDS encoding Na+/H+ antiporter NhaC family protein: MLNFYSIIPPLAAIVGAAITKRIIPSLVLGLLAGTLLQSGGSLLESVLLAGQALAGVVSEESHAYIILFLFSFGALAEIFKVGGGISGFAKFTEPYIKTERGALLSVLWASPVTFLDCCFHTIATGAISKPLLEKVGGSKDKLALIVNTTSSQLIALIPFATTYVGYILGVIGSSMAQVGLTGNPYRLYLSAIALNFYSISMLVVSCLAIFYSFRFSWLKLAQPAYKPEADTGDHNSHEAHDEHHYQEKVPPRIANLLLPLTFLLALIMYLLWWTGQAKGAASVVEALLNADYEKAIFVATFATLIGTTLLYALQKIPMKELQSHFLSGGTEMLPPIVILTLAWALTGITQQLGFSPFISSLLGNTLPPQLVPVIVFALGGLASYFMGSSWGTWALIMPLALSLAVTTGANVSLVVGAVLAGGSIGDNLSPLGETPVLTAAVMDIPVTSHISYVLPYGLVAIGTAALLYLALGYALL; the protein is encoded by the coding sequence TTGCTGAATTTTTACAGTATCATACCGCCGTTAGCGGCCATTGTTGGCGCGGCGATTACCAAGCGAATTATTCCGTCGCTGGTACTGGGGCTGCTGGCCGGTACCTTATTGCAGTCAGGCGGCAGCCTCCTGGAGTCCGTCCTGCTGGCCGGTCAGGCCCTGGCCGGTGTAGTATCCGAGGAAAGCCATGCCTATATTATCCTGTTCCTATTCAGCTTCGGCGCATTGGCCGAAATATTTAAAGTAGGCGGCGGTATCTCAGGCTTCGCCAAATTTACGGAACCCTATATCAAAACCGAACGCGGCGCCCTGCTCAGCGTACTATGGGCTTCGCCGGTCACCTTTCTTGACTGCTGTTTTCATACCATTGCCACAGGGGCTATCAGTAAACCCTTACTGGAAAAGGTAGGCGGCTCCAAGGATAAACTGGCACTTATCGTCAACACCACCTCTTCCCAGCTCATTGCACTCATTCCCTTTGCTACCACCTATGTCGGCTATATTCTGGGAGTTATCGGTTCGTCCATGGCCCAAGTCGGCCTTACCGGCAATCCATACCGGCTCTATTTGTCGGCCATCGCCCTGAATTTTTACTCTATCAGTATGCTAGTTGTCAGCTGCCTTGCCATTTTTTACTCCTTCCGGTTTAGCTGGCTAAAATTGGCCCAGCCTGCTTATAAACCGGAAGCGGATACGGGCGACCATAATTCCCACGAGGCCCACGATGAACATCATTATCAGGAAAAAGTACCGCCCCGGATCGCCAACCTGCTCCTGCCGCTGACTTTTTTGCTGGCGTTAATTATGTATCTGTTATGGTGGACCGGTCAAGCTAAGGGAGCGGCCTCCGTAGTCGAAGCGCTGCTCAACGCCGATTATGAAAAAGCCATTTTTGTCGCTACCTTCGCCACACTGATAGGCACCACCCTGCTCTATGCGCTGCAAAAAATCCCGATGAAAGAATTGCAAAGTCATTTTTTGAGCGGCGGCACCGAAATGCTGCCGCCCATAGTCATTTTGACCCTGGCCTGGGCGCTTACCGGTATAACCCAGCAACTGGGCTTCAGTCCTTTTATCAGCAGTTTGCTGGGAAATACCCTGCCGCCGCAGTTGGTTCCTGTCATCGTATTTGCTCTGGGCGGACTGGCTTCTTATTTTATGGGTTCTTCGTGGGGTACCTGGGCTTTGATCATGCCGCTGGCCCTGTCTTTAGCGGTAACTACCGGCGCCAATGTTTCGCTCGTAGTCGGCGCGGTGTTGGCCGGCGGCTCAATTGGCGACAATCTGTCTCCTTTGGGCGAGACGCCGGTCTTAACCGCGGCGGTTATGGATATTCCGGTAACCAGTCATATCAGCTACGTCCTGCCTTATGGGCTGGTTGCCATCGGGACAGCGGCCCTGCTTTATCTGGCCTTAGGCTATGCCTTGTTGTAG
- a CDS encoding nitrilase-related carbon-nitrogen hydrolase: MPVLSPKSLASLLGVACLSALLFYFSTGFYDYWLLTWLAPLPICLYSLQSRKLEAALAACAAFILGAMNQFGYLPPLLFAGTTLLSTVAFVLSILLFRATARSGNQAFAPFAFAAAWTAYEFIHSHFSSFGTFESLAYTQALNLPVIQLASLTGIWGITFLLMLLPAGLAVSWHSFRFRNCWHLPCLLSCGFLAASLLFGICRLYLPAGNSVITVGLSAISATREELHSQDTAAITASLSRYSHSVDTLASAGAQFILLPEKIALLNPSSREIGLSILKQAAARNRVTLIAGLSLQEDQLHNTALIFAPDGSPIRSYNKQHLLAAYENTYVPGKDLTLLTIAPNASAGIAICKDMDFILPAREYSRLGVGLLFVPALDFHTDGWLHARVAILRGVEENAAVVRAAQWGLLTVSDSRGRLLETVPASDQSETCLLAKIPPGSGYSLYSQLGDWLGWLCLLATALFLFRLREKQ, encoded by the coding sequence ATGCCCGTACTGTCACCGAAGAGCCTTGCTTCCCTATTGGGGGTCGCTTGCTTAAGCGCCCTGTTATTCTATTTTTCCACCGGCTTCTACGATTATTGGCTGCTGACCTGGCTGGCGCCGCTGCCAATATGCCTTTACTCCCTGCAGTCCCGGAAGCTGGAGGCAGCGTTAGCTGCATGCGCGGCGTTCATCCTTGGCGCTATGAATCAGTTCGGCTATCTGCCACCGCTATTATTTGCCGGCACAACCCTTCTGAGTACAGTTGCCTTTGTTTTGTCCATCTTACTGTTTCGCGCAACGGCCCGATCTGGCAATCAGGCTTTTGCTCCCTTCGCCTTTGCTGCCGCCTGGACAGCATATGAGTTTATCCACTCCCATTTTTCCTCCTTCGGCACCTTTGAAAGCCTGGCCTATACGCAGGCACTCAATTTGCCAGTCATTCAGTTGGCTTCCCTGACTGGCATCTGGGGTATTACGTTTCTTCTCATGCTGCTTCCCGCCGGTTTAGCCGTTTCCTGGCACTCATTTCGCTTTAGAAACTGCTGGCATTTGCCGTGTCTGCTTTCCTGCGGGTTCTTAGCAGCATCGCTCCTCTTTGGTATCTGCCGTCTCTACCTGCCGGCAGGCAATTCGGTTATTACCGTCGGTCTATCCGCTATATCCGCCACCCGCGAAGAATTGCACAGCCAGGATACAGCAGCTATAACCGCTTCCCTAAGCCGCTACAGCCACAGTGTAGACACACTGGCCTCCGCCGGCGCCCAGTTTATACTGTTGCCGGAAAAGATTGCTCTTTTGAACCCGTCTAGCCGTGAAATAGGCTTATCCATACTAAAGCAGGCAGCAGCTAGAAACCGGGTTACCCTGATTGCCGGTCTCAGCCTACAGGAAGACCAGCTCCATAATACAGCTCTAATATTTGCCCCGGACGGCTCACCAATTCGATCGTATAATAAGCAGCATTTACTTGCAGCCTATGAAAATACTTACGTTCCCGGTAAGGACCTTACCCTGTTAACGATTGCTCCTAACGCCAGCGCCGGAATTGCCATCTGCAAGGATATGGATTTTATCCTGCCAGCCAGAGAATACAGCCGGCTAGGAGTCGGCCTCCTATTTGTACCGGCACTGGATTTTCACACTGACGGCTGGTTGCATGCCCGCGTCGCCATCCTACGCGGCGTGGAAGAAAATGCGGCCGTAGTCCGCGCCGCTCAGTGGGGCTTGCTCACGGTCAGCGACAGTCGTGGTCGTCTGCTGGAAACTGTACCAGCCAGCGATCAGAGTGAAACCTGCCTTCTGGCCAAAATCCCGCCAGGCAGCGGTTATTCCCTGTACAGCCAGCTAGGCGATTGGCTGGGTTGGCTCTGCCTCTTGGCAACGGCCCTGTTTCTCTTCCGGCTTAGGGAAAAACAATAG